A window from Pongo abelii isolate AG06213 chromosome 6, NHGRI_mPonAbe1-v2.0_pri, whole genome shotgun sequence encodes these proteins:
- the TAS2R38 gene encoding taste receptor type 2 member 38, with amino-acid sequence MLTLTRICAVSYEVRSTFLFISVLEFAVGFLTNAFIFLVNFWDVVKRQPLSNSDCVLLCLSISRLFLHGLLFLSAIQLTHFQKLSEPLNHSYQAIIMLWIIASQANLWLAACLSLLYCSKLIRFSHTFLICLASWVSRKISQMPLGIILCSCICTVLCVWCFFSRPHFTVTTFLFMNNNARLNWQIKDLNLFYSFLFCYLWSVPPFLLFLVSSGMLTVSLGRHMRTMKVYTRDSRDPSLEAHIKALKSLVSFFCFFVISSCAAFISVPLLILWRNKIGVMVCVGIMAACPSGHAAVLISGNAKLRRAVTTILLWAQSSMKVRADHKADSRTLC; translated from the coding sequence ATGTTGACTCTAACTCGCATCTGCGCTGTGTCCTATGAAGTCAGGAGTACATTTCTGTTCATTTCAGTCCTGGAGTTTGCAGTGGGGTTTCTGACCAATGCCTTCATTTTCTTGGTGAATTTTTGGGACGTAGTGAAGAGGCAGCCACTGAGCAACAGTGATTGTGTGCTGCTGTGTCTCAGCATCAGCCGGCTTTTCCTGCATGGACTGCTGTTCCTGAGTGCTATCCAGCTTACCCACTTCCAGAAGTTGAGTGAACCACTGAACCACAGCTACCAAGCCATCATCATGCTATGGATAATTGCAAGCCAAGCCAACCTCTGGCttgctgcctgcctcagcctgctttACTGCTCCAAGCTCATCCGTTTCTCTCACACCTTCCTGATCTGCTTGGCAAGCTGGGTCTCCAGGAAGATCTCCCAGATGCCCCTGGGTATTATTCTTTGCTCCTGCATCTGCACTGTCCTCTGTGTTTGGTGCTTTTTTAGCAGACCTCACTTCACAGTCACAACTTTTCTATTCATGAATAACAATGCAAGGCTCAACTGGCAGATTAAAGATCTCaacttattttattcctttctcttctgctATCTGTGGTCTGTGCCTCCTTTCCTATTGTTTCTGGTTTCTTCTGGGATGCTGACTGTCTCCCTGGGAAGGCACATGAGGACAATGAAGGTCTATACCAGAGACTCTCGTGACCCCAGCCTGGAGGCCCACATTAAAGCCCTCAAGTCTCTTGTctcctttttctgcttctttgtgaTATCATCCTGTGCTGCCTTCATCTCAGTGCCCCTACTGATTCTGTGGCGCAACAAAATAGGGGTGATGGTTTGTGTTGGGATAATGGCAGCTTGTCCCTCTGGGCATGCAGCTGTCCTGATCTCAGGCAATGCCAAGTTGAGGAGAGCTGTGACAACCATTCTGCTCTGGGCTCAGAGCAGCATGAAGGTAAGAGCCGACCACAAGGCAGATTCCCGGACACTGTGCTGA